The Lactuca sativa cultivar Salinas chromosome 2, Lsat_Salinas_v11, whole genome shotgun sequence genome includes a window with the following:
- the LOC111902758 gene encoding U-box domain-containing protein 4, whose amino-acid sequence MEISLLKTLVKNISSFLHLSPLDNGLCCEIVEKYYTTIEELLKLIKPILESIINTPVASDEQQLQNEFTDMSQSVDELKELFEDCHPLMSKVYFVLKAESLFTKVQTHCLEIFELLQSSCELNSSSLEKMKHMGYEKPSAIVLKAIREQVEGSDPSSETRSKIADLLSLRTNQELLIEAVALENLKENAEQAEKIGDLEYIEEMIALVTHMHDCFVEMKQSESSNPVPIPPDFCCPLSLELMTDPVIVASGQTYERGYIRNWIDLGLNVCPKTMQTLVHNNLIPNYTVKALIANWCESHNVKLPDPVKQPLRLTLNQPTSPRSNGIHQEEASSPVHRHVHSSSEDSGKGNEFNTVESGEKSLDSGGPGPGPSGVDEGSPPEAPAIESSSSTPATAYNSDASGELAAEPQAAIAASRHAVSPRFGNRARNQIWRRSSFGPRVVSSATEARPDLTELETQVKKLVSDLSSASIDTVRNATGELRLLARHNMDNRIVIANCGAITLLIGLLYSSDQKVQENSVTALLNLSINDINKAAIANADAIEPLIHVLETGSSEAKENSAATLFSLSVIEDNKIRIGRSGAIGPLVDLLGHGTPRGKKDAATALFNLSIFHENKARIVQAGAVKYLVELMDPAGGMVDKAVAVLSNLATLPEGRAAIGQEGGIPMLVEVVELGSARGKENAAAALLQLCTNSSRFCNIVLQEGAVPPLVALSQSGTPRAKEKAQSLLSFFRNQRHGNGGRG is encoded by the exons ATGGAGATATCACTACTGAAAACACTTGTAAAAAACATTTCTAGTTTTCTTCATCTGTCACCCCTTGATAATGGATTATGCTGTGAAATTGTGGAAAAGTACTACACCACCATCGAAGAACTACTCAAGTTAATTAAACCAATACTCGAGTCTATTATCAATACACCAGTGGCTTCAGATGAACAACAACTACAGAATGAATTTACAGACATGAGTCAATCTGTTGATGAACTCAAGGAGCTCTTTGAAGATTGTCATCCATTGATGAGTAAAGTTTACTTT GTTTTGAAAGCCGAATCATTGTTTACAAAGGTCCAAACACATTGCTTGGAAATCTTTGAGCTTCTTCAATCATCTTGTGAACTAAATTCATCATCTCTTGAG AAAATGAAACATATGGGATATGAAAAGCCATCGGCTATTGTCTTAAAAGCTATAAGGGAACAAGTGGAAGGATCTGATCCCAGCTCAGAAACTAGGTCAAAAATTGCTGATTTGTTAAGcttaagaacaaatcaagaacttCTAATCGAAGCTGTTGCACTTGAAAACTTGAAGGAGAATGCTGAACAAGCAGAAAAGATAGGGGATTTGGAGTATATTGAAGAAATGATTGCTCTTGTTACACACATGCATGATTGCTTTGTGGAAATGAAACAATCAGAAAGCTCTAACCCTGTTCCAATTCCTCCAGACTTCTGTTGTCCACTGTCACTTGAATTGATGACAGACCCTGTGATTGTAGCTTCTGGGCAGACATATGAGCGGGGGTATATTCGTAATTGGATCGATCTTGGACTCAATGTTTGCCCTAAAACAATGCAAACTCTTGTTCATAATAATTTGATTCCTAATTACACTGTGAAAGCATTGATTGCTAATTGGTGTGAATCCCACAATGTTAAACTCCCAGACCCTGTAAAGCAGCCATTAAGGTTAACCTTGAATCAACCTACTTCACCTAGATCAAATGGAATCCATCAGGAAGAAGCTTCTTCTCCAGTGCATCGTCATGTTCATTCATCTTCAGAAGATTCTGGAAAGGGGAATGAGTTTAATACGGTTGAATCCGGTGAGAAAAGTTTGGATTCCGGTGGACCTGGACCTGGACCATCTGGAGTGGATGAAGGATCACCACCGGAGGCACCTGCAATTGAGTCGTCTTCTTCAACTCCGGCAACCGCTTACAACAGTGATGCTTCAGGGGAGCTGGCGGCAGAGCCTCAGGCTGCCATTGCTGCTTCCCGGCATGCAGTTTCACCTCGATTTGGAAACAGAGCACGAAACCAAATATGGCGGAGATCATCTTTTGGGCCGAGAGTTGTTTCTTCTGCTACTGAAGCGAGACCTGATCTCACGGAACTCGAAACGCAGGTGAAGAAATTGGTCAGCGACTTGAGCAGCGCTTCCATTGATACAGTCAGGAACGCCACCGGTGAACTCAGATTACTTGCGAGACATAATatggataatcgaatcgtgataGCAAACTGTGGTGCTATAACCTTGTTAATCGGTCTCTTATATTCGTCGGACCAAAAAGTCCAGGAAAATTCCGTCACCGCACTTCTGAACTTATCAATCAACGACATCAATAAAGCCGCTATCGCCAACGCCGACGCGATTGAACCTCTGATTCACGTCCTCGAGACCGGAAGCTCAGAGGCGAAGGAGAATTCCGCCGCGACACTGTTTAGTCTATCGGTAATCGAAGATAACAAGATACGAATCGGGAGGTCTGGAGCGATCGGACCTCTGGTTGATTTATTAGGGCACGGAACTCCGAGAGGAAAGAAAGACGCAGCCACCGCATTGTTCAATCTATCAATATTTCACGAAAACAAGGCGCGTATTGTGCAGGCGGGAGCGGTGAAGTACCTTGTAGAGCTAATGGATCCCGCCGGTGGGATGGTTGACAAGGCGGTGGCGGTTCTGTCGAATCTTGCGACTCTCCCGGAGGGGAGAGCCGCTATCGGTCAGGAGGGTGGTATTCCAATGCTTGTTGAAGTGGTTGAATTAGGTTCGGCTCGAGGGAAGGAGAATGCCGCCGCCGCCCTTCTGCAACTGTGTACAAATAGCAGTCGGTTTTGCAACATTGTTCTTCAGGAAGGAGCAGTTCCACCGTTGGTGGCTCTGTCACAGTCCGGTACACCGAGAGCCAAGGaaaag GCTCAATCGCTGCTTAGCTTCTTTAGAAACCAGCGCCATGGCAATGGCGGGAGGGGGTGA